The Cellulomonas sp. S1-8 genome has a window encoding:
- a CDS encoding DUF4191 domain-containing protein yields MARERSTSPQGSAPGTAPSGGKVRKTRWYHQVWQAYQVTRQSDPAVTWIILGVFVGIVALGVVVGLLLDQLVYVLVLSVPFAVLGGMFVLARRAETAAYTRIEGQPGASLAALGTLRRGWTFTQEPVAADPRTQDLVFRGVGRPGVVLVGEGPPHRIGKLLEAERKRTARVVSGAPIHLIQVGDGEGQVELRRLPRAVTKLKPQLTKDEVAVVLRRVTSLGVAKLPVPKGVDPMRARPDRKGMRGR; encoded by the coding sequence CGGCGCCGAGCGGCGGGAAGGTCCGCAAGACCCGCTGGTACCACCAGGTCTGGCAGGCCTACCAGGTGACCCGGCAGTCCGACCCGGCGGTCACCTGGATCATCCTCGGCGTGTTCGTCGGCATCGTCGCCCTGGGCGTCGTCGTCGGCCTGCTCCTCGACCAGCTGGTGTACGTGCTGGTGCTGAGCGTGCCGTTCGCCGTGCTCGGCGGCATGTTCGTGCTCGCACGCCGGGCGGAGACCGCCGCGTACACCCGCATCGAGGGGCAGCCGGGGGCGTCGCTCGCGGCGCTGGGCACCCTGCGGCGTGGCTGGACCTTCACGCAGGAGCCGGTCGCCGCCGACCCCCGGACCCAGGACCTCGTGTTCCGGGGCGTGGGTCGCCCCGGTGTCGTGCTGGTCGGCGAGGGTCCCCCGCACCGCATCGGCAAGCTGCTCGAGGCCGAGCGCAAGCGCACGGCCCGCGTCGTGTCCGGTGCCCCCATCCACCTCATCCAGGTCGGCGACGGCGAGGGCCAGGTCGAGCTGCGCCGGCTCCCCCGCGCGGTGACCAAGCTCAAGCCGCAGCTCACCAAGGACGAGGTGGCCGTCGTGCTGCGCCGCGTCACGTCGCTCGGCGTGGCCAAGCTGCCCGTCCCCAAGGGCGTCGACCCGATGCGCGCGCGTCCCGACCGCAAGGGGATGCGCGGGCGCTGA
- a CDS encoding RDD family protein gives MASRDSVGSWLEGGPGGRDGDGTGHGARLGLPDAGRGSMARLGRRVLALTVDWVACLAIAAVLLPERADGPFLLRGDPLGTLAVFAVENVVLVATLGHTLGHRLLGLQVRRVVRAAGVPRVAAPTLAPGAPGPVAALLRTFLLCLVLPAVVWDGDGRGMHDRAAGTVLVRR, from the coding sequence ATGGCGTCGCGCGACTCGGTGGGATCGTGGCTCGAGGGCGGTCCCGGCGGCCGAGACGGCGACGGGACCGGCCACGGCGCGCGTCTCGGTCTGCCCGACGCGGGACGCGGGTCGATGGCACGGCTGGGTCGCCGGGTCCTGGCGCTGACCGTCGACTGGGTGGCGTGCCTCGCGATCGCGGCCGTGCTGCTGCCCGAGCGCGCCGACGGGCCGTTCCTGCTGCGCGGCGACCCCCTGGGCACCCTGGCCGTCTTCGCGGTCGAGAACGTCGTGCTCGTCGCCACCCTCGGCCACACGCTGGGCCACCGGCTGCTCGGGCTCCAGGTGCGACGCGTCGTCCGCGCCGCGGGCGTCCCGCGCGTCGCGGCGCCGACGCTCGCACCTGGCGCCCCGGGTCCCGTCGCGGCCCTGCTGCGCACGTTCCTGCTGTGCCTGGTCCTGCCCGCCGTGGTGTGGGACGGCGACGGGCGCGGGATGCACGACCGCGCGGCCGGGACGGTGCTCGTCCGCCGCTGA